One stretch of Bosea vaviloviae DNA includes these proteins:
- a CDS encoding amidohydrolase family protein has protein sequence MTTRISRADVVIAYDAEADDHVYRRDCDVVFDESGILHLGEGWDGPVDREIDGRGFMVMPGLVDIHSHPSSEPGNKGMTDEVGSPKLYNSSLYEFLWLFRADTEGIPHLNHVAWSELLMSGVTTLVDLSFPSDGWLDRAAASGLRMVMAPMYRNGRWFTRNGYTVEYELDDAAGRKAMEEAFRIIDTALAHESGRLSGLACPAQIDTCTEELFRASIAGAAERNIPIQTHAGQSISEFQEMVRRSGLSPIQWLDSVGFLGPNASIAHAIFLDEHPWVRWPTRTDLARLAETDTSVAHCPTVFGRRGFTLRDLGRYLSAGVNIGIGTDTFPHNMLEELRHAGVYARITGESHAVVTTGQVFRAATLGGAKLLGRSDIGRLATGAQADLVMVDLTHPMMRPTRDPLKSLINAAAERAVAHVFVAGRQVVQDGKVMTMDYQAASAGLEEAQRRALAKASSLDWAGRSVDELSPPSLRWT, from the coding sequence ATGACCACCCGCATCTCCCGCGCCGATGTCGTCATCGCCTATGACGCCGAGGCCGACGACCACGTCTATCGCCGCGACTGCGACGTCGTCTTCGACGAGAGCGGCATCCTGCATCTCGGCGAGGGTTGGGACGGGCCGGTCGACCGCGAGATCGACGGGCGCGGCTTCATGGTCATGCCGGGGCTTGTCGACATCCATTCGCACCCCTCGAGCGAGCCCGGCAACAAGGGCATGACCGACGAGGTCGGCAGCCCGAAACTCTACAATTCCTCGCTCTACGAATTCCTTTGGCTGTTCCGCGCCGATACTGAGGGCATCCCGCATCTCAACCATGTCGCCTGGTCGGAATTACTGATGTCGGGCGTCACCACGCTGGTCGACCTCTCCTTCCCCAGCGATGGCTGGCTCGACCGCGCGGCGGCCTCGGGCCTGCGCATGGTCATGGCGCCGATGTACCGCAATGGCCGCTGGTTCACCCGCAATGGCTACACCGTCGAATACGAGCTCGACGATGCCGCCGGGCGCAAGGCGATGGAGGAGGCCTTCCGGATCATCGACACGGCGCTCGCCCATGAATCCGGGCGGCTGTCGGGCCTCGCCTGCCCAGCCCAGATCGACACCTGCACGGAGGAGCTGTTCCGCGCCTCGATCGCCGGAGCGGCCGAGCGCAACATTCCGATCCAGACCCATGCGGGGCAGTCGATCAGCGAATTCCAGGAGATGGTCCGCCGCAGCGGGCTCTCGCCGATCCAGTGGCTCGACAGCGTCGGCTTTCTCGGCCCGAACGCCTCGATCGCCCATGCCATCTTCCTCGACGAACATCCCTGGGTGCGCTGGCCGACCCGCACCGACCTGGCGCGCCTCGCTGAAACCGACACCTCGGTCGCGCATTGTCCGACCGTCTTCGGTCGGCGCGGTTTCACGCTGCGCGATCTCGGCCGCTATCTGTCCGCCGGCGTCAATATCGGCATCGGCACCGACACCTTCCCCCACAACATGCTGGAAGAACTGCGCCACGCCGGTGTCTATGCCCGCATCACCGGCGAAAGCCATGCCGTCGTCACCACCGGCCAGGTCTTCCGCGCCGCGACGCTGGGCGGCGCAAAACTGCTCGGACGCAGCGATATCGGCCGTCTCGCGACAGGCGCTCAGGCCGATCTCGTCATGGTCGACCTGACGCATCCGATGATGCGGCCGACGCGCGACCCGCTGAAGAGCCTGATCAACGCCGCCGCCGAACGCGCGGTCGCCCATGTCTTCGTCGCCGGCCGGCAAGTTGTGCAGGATGGCAAGGTCATGACCATGGACTACCAGGCGGCCTCGGCCGGCCTGGAAGAGGCTCAGCGACGCGCGCTGGCGAAAGCCTCCTCGCTGGATTGGGCCGGCCGTTCGGTCGATGAACTTTCGCCGCCCAGCCTGCGCTGGACGTGA
- a CDS encoding LysR family transcriptional regulator, with translation MNLRQIELLRAVMRCETTVRAAQELGLSQPAVSNAIKHLEGQIGFPLFERVNNRLFPTAEARAIYQDSDPIFQMHAALEARVQDLKENRAGHVRLIATPPLGYSVIPRALGSFLAKRPKMRVFFDVRRFENVIDSVENGVAELGFVMGLNENRALNAEVFFSERMVCVMRPDHPLAEKNTIYPSDLRSVPFIALERGSRMGTIVRQAFTEAGEPFNFAVEVRYCNTACVLAENGVGVAVVDPLSPLFSGHYNLAIRAFEPAVQVSASVVSSRKRPLSRAAEAFLREVRVVVGEVAGKLA, from the coding sequence ATGAACCTGCGTCAGATCGAGCTGTTGCGCGCCGTCATGCGATGCGAGACGACGGTGAGGGCCGCCCAGGAATTGGGCCTGTCCCAACCCGCCGTCAGCAACGCGATCAAGCATCTGGAAGGCCAGATCGGCTTCCCGCTGTTCGAGCGGGTCAACAACCGGCTGTTCCCGACCGCCGAGGCGCGGGCGATCTACCAGGATTCCGATCCGATCTTCCAGATGCACGCCGCCCTGGAAGCCAGGGTCCAGGATCTGAAGGAGAACCGGGCCGGGCATGTCCGGCTCATCGCGACGCCGCCGCTGGGCTACAGCGTCATTCCCCGCGCGCTCGGCAGCTTCCTCGCCAAGCGGCCGAAGATGCGGGTGTTCTTCGATGTCCGCCGCTTCGAGAATGTCATCGACAGCGTCGAGAACGGCGTTGCCGAATTGGGCTTCGTCATGGGGCTGAACGAAAACCGCGCGCTCAACGCCGAGGTGTTCTTCTCGGAGCGGATGGTCTGCGTGATGCGGCCCGACCACCCGCTCGCCGAGAAGAACACGATCTATCCCAGCGATCTCAGGAGCGTGCCCTTCATCGCGCTCGAGCGCGGCAGCAGGATGGGCACCATCGTGCGACAGGCCTTCACCGAAGCGGGTGAGCCTTTCAATTTCGCCGTTGAGGTCCGCTACTGCAACACGGCCTGCGTGCTCGCCGAGAATGGCGTCGGCGTCGCGGTGGTCGATCCGCTGTCGCCGCTGTTCAGCGGCCATTACAACCTCGCCATCCGCGCCTTCGAGCCCGCCGTGCAGGTTTCAGCCTCCGTGGTGAGCTCGCGCAAGCGGCCCTTGTCGCGCGCCGCCGAAGCCTTCCTGCGCGAAGTGCGTGTCGTTGTCGGAGAGGTCGCGGGCAAGCTCGCCTGA
- a CDS encoding ABC transporter substrate-binding protein, translating to MTDRSGLSRRSILLGGAGASLTIASPFVHVTPARADKGEIVVAGWGGSRTTAMREVMFTPFEKATGIRVRDDGPPEAAKVKAMVDSGNITWDILDTDIPAILAMVNAKLLEPIDYSKLDKARLGKIPPVLHHPYGLGHLIYSFNIVYNTKAFPNGTQPKTWADVWDGVKFKGARSFPFRGGLSPQLEFAAIADGVPADKVYPLDIERAWASHDKLRPLVTKWYANHAEAIQLLSSGEIDICCTIGPRGLVAKKDGAPIDVEFAGGKLAPDNWAIVKGARNADAVYQFLNFVIDGKVQAELAKRIPYGPSSQDAFAHLSEAEAKQLNTSPDNLAKQFWTDIDWWGKTAENGKTNNENQIERYARWMVKRG from the coding sequence ATGACCGATCGCTCAGGCCTATCCCGACGCTCCATCCTTCTCGGCGGCGCCGGCGCTTCGCTCACCATCGCCAGCCCCTTCGTCCATGTCACGCCGGCTCGCGCCGACAAGGGCGAGATCGTCGTCGCGGGCTGGGGCGGCTCGCGCACCACGGCGATGCGCGAGGTGATGTTCACGCCCTTCGAAAAGGCGACCGGCATCCGCGTGCGCGATGACGGACCGCCGGAAGCCGCCAAGGTCAAGGCGATGGTCGACAGCGGCAACATCACCTGGGACATCCTCGACACCGACATCCCGGCGATCCTGGCCATGGTCAACGCCAAGCTGCTCGAGCCGATCGACTATTCCAAGCTCGACAAGGCGAGACTCGGCAAGATCCCGCCCGTGCTGCACCACCCCTACGGGCTCGGGCACCTGATCTACTCGTTCAACATCGTCTACAACACCAAGGCTTTCCCGAACGGGACGCAGCCCAAGACCTGGGCCGATGTCTGGGACGGGGTGAAGTTCAAGGGCGCCCGCTCCTTCCCCTTCCGCGGCGGGCTCTCGCCGCAGCTCGAATTCGCCGCGATTGCCGATGGCGTGCCGGCCGACAAGGTCTATCCGCTCGACATCGAGCGCGCCTGGGCCTCGCATGACAAGCTCAGGCCGTTGGTGACGAAGTGGTACGCCAACCACGCCGAGGCGATCCAGCTGCTCTCCAGCGGCGAGATCGACATCTGCTGCACCATCGGCCCGCGCGGATTGGTGGCGAAGAAGGACGGCGCGCCGATCGATGTCGAATTCGCCGGTGGCAAGCTCGCCCCCGACAACTGGGCGATCGTCAAAGGCGCGCGCAATGCCGACGCCGTCTACCAGTTCCTGAACTTCGTCATTGACGGCAAGGTCCAGGCCGAGCTCGCCAAGCGCATCCCCTACGGCCCGTCTTCGCAGGACGCCTTCGCGCATCTGAGCGAGGCCGAAGCCAAACAGCTCAACACCTCGCCCGACAATCTCGCCAAGCAGTTCTGGACCGATATCGACTGGTGGGGGAAGACCGCCGAGAACGGCAAGACCAACAACGAGAACCAGATCGAGCGTTACGCCCGCTGGATGGTCAAGCGCGGATGA
- a CDS encoding ABC transporter permease: MSLSSASPQPRINAGRSALWLLAGLTVRFLLAPIAVIIVVSFNDTTLFSFPPTRWSLRWYHALWESRAWREAGWFSLWLASLVALASLLIGVPAAYGLAKGRFPGRRLAEALLISPMVVPVIVLALGLYMLFSKLGLIGTPTSLFLAHTLLALPVVIVIVGAAFRRLDGSIELAARSCGASFPRAFWHIVLPAIRPALISAGAFAFLTSFDEVVLTLFLGGPRTATLPKKIWESVKFELDPSLTAVSTILIIVSIAALLLVEVARRSRVQRQAKEAL, encoded by the coding sequence ATGAGCCTGTCCTCCGCATCGCCGCAGCCGCGCATCAATGCCGGGCGCTCCGCCTTATGGCTCCTTGCGGGCCTGACCGTGCGGTTCCTGCTGGCGCCGATCGCCGTCATCATCGTCGTCTCCTTCAACGACACGACGCTGTTCAGCTTCCCGCCCACGCGCTGGTCGCTGCGCTGGTATCATGCGCTGTGGGAGAGCCGCGCCTGGCGTGAAGCCGGCTGGTTCTCGCTCTGGCTCGCGAGCCTGGTCGCACTGGCCTCGCTGCTGATCGGCGTGCCGGCGGCCTATGGGCTGGCGAAAGGCCGCTTTCCCGGTCGCCGCCTCGCCGAAGCGCTGCTGATCTCGCCGATGGTGGTGCCGGTCATCGTGCTGGCGCTCGGGCTCTACATGCTGTTCTCGAAGCTCGGGCTGATCGGTACGCCCACCAGCCTCTTCCTCGCCCATACGCTGCTTGCCTTGCCGGTGGTGATCGTCATCGTCGGCGCGGCTTTCCGCAGGCTCGACGGCTCCATCGAACTGGCGGCGCGCTCCTGCGGAGCCTCGTTCCCGCGCGCCTTCTGGCATATCGTGCTGCCCGCTATTCGCCCCGCTTTGATCTCGGCCGGAGCCTTCGCCTTCCTGACCTCGTTCGACGAGGTGGTGCTGACCCTGTTTCTCGGGGGCCCGCGGACCGCGACGCTGCCGAAAAAGATCTGGGAATCGGTCAAGTTCGAACTCGACCCGTCGCTGACGGCGGTGTCCACCATCCTGATCATCGTCTCGATCGCCGCGCTCCTCCTCGTCGAGGTCGCGCGCCGCAGCCGTGTCCAACGCCAAGCAAAGGAAGCCCTATGA
- a CDS encoding ABC transporter permease — protein MTLVAASAVPSVKAARAWRARPGLMIAGALAFCAIVYLLPMLSLFGWAFQGPTGSGASLAQLSRLIGDDTYHYAFFTTFEIAAITTLICALIGYPYAYLMATTGPRLAMLLTAAVMIPFWTSVLARSLAWMILLGRKGVVNEWLTGLGLLERPAALLFNSIGVQIGMVHVLLPFMVLPIWSILSRLDPGLPRAARSLGASPAAAFIHVTLPLSLPGLAAGATLVFMFAIGFYITPALLGGPNDLTIASLIEMVVRDLLDWPFGAMLSLALLGLVALVFACGAAFAGAGRIAGIEGR, from the coding sequence ATGACGCTGGTCGCTGCGAGCGCCGTTCCCTCGGTGAAGGCCGCGCGCGCCTGGCGTGCGCGGCCGGGATTGATGATCGCCGGGGCCCTGGCCTTCTGCGCGATCGTCTATCTCCTCCCGATGCTGTCGCTGTTCGGCTGGGCCTTCCAGGGGCCCACCGGCTCCGGAGCGAGCCTCGCCCAACTCTCGCGATTGATCGGCGACGACACCTATCACTATGCCTTCTTCACCACCTTCGAGATCGCGGCGATCACCACCCTGATCTGCGCGCTGATCGGATACCCCTACGCCTATCTGATGGCGACGACGGGGCCACGCCTGGCGATGCTGCTGACGGCCGCCGTGATGATTCCGTTCTGGACCAGCGTGCTGGCCCGCAGCCTCGCCTGGATGATCCTGCTCGGGCGCAAGGGCGTGGTCAACGAATGGCTGACGGGGCTTGGCCTGCTGGAGCGGCCGGCCGCCCTGCTGTTCAACAGCATCGGCGTGCAGATCGGCATGGTCCATGTCCTGCTGCCCTTCATGGTGCTGCCGATCTGGTCGATCCTGTCGCGCCTCGATCCTGGCTTGCCGCGTGCGGCCCGTTCGCTGGGCGCCTCGCCGGCAGCGGCCTTCATCCATGTCACCTTGCCATTGTCGCTGCCCGGCCTCGCCGCCGGCGCGACGCTCGTCTTCATGTTCGCCATCGGCTTCTACATCACGCCCGCTTTGCTCGGCGGCCCCAACGACCTCACCATCGCCTCGCTGATCGAGATGGTGGTGCGCGATCTGCTGGACTGGCCGTTCGGCGCCATGCTGAGCCTGGCGCTGCTCGGGCTCGTCGCGCTGGTCTTCGCCTGCGGCGCGGCCTTCGCAGGGGCCGGCCGCATCGCTGGGATTGAGGGGCGATGA
- a CDS encoding polysaccharide deacetylase family protein, producing the protein MIPDIPTISANLSDPAPEFPWPNGASCAVFPAFDVDAETAWLQYDFKNVDRLVTMSFGAYEERVGIPKILDYLRAEEIKATFYIPGWVVDAHPKMCESIVKGGHEVGHHGYLHKRPDPADFAEDKEEIDKALDSLKRVLGVTPVGYRAPSGENYHELLGYLRDRGILYSSSFRDDIRPYRHKLRDGSRGPVELPVNVSFDDWLYGLSQRFSPRPMFPKEHVLSIWNGELEQTREWGGLVSMVMHPQVTGRPMRLGILRDFITRARSYGDVWIATGQEIAAHYIEQERAAGL; encoded by the coding sequence ATGATCCCCGACATCCCGACCATCTCAGCCAATCTCTCGGATCCCGCTCCCGAGTTCCCCTGGCCCAATGGCGCAAGCTGCGCCGTCTTTCCGGCTTTCGACGTCGATGCCGAGACGGCCTGGCTGCAATACGATTTCAAGAACGTCGACCGCCTCGTGACGATGTCCTTCGGCGCCTATGAGGAGCGCGTCGGCATTCCCAAGATCCTCGATTATCTGCGCGCCGAAGAGATCAAGGCGACCTTCTACATCCCGGGCTGGGTCGTCGATGCCCATCCGAAGATGTGCGAGAGCATCGTCAAGGGCGGGCATGAGGTCGGCCATCACGGCTATCTGCACAAGCGGCCTGACCCCGCCGACTTCGCCGAGGACAAGGAGGAGATCGACAAGGCGCTCGACTCCCTCAAGCGCGTACTCGGCGTCACGCCGGTGGGCTACCGGGCGCCCTCGGGCGAGAACTATCACGAGCTGCTGGGCTATCTGCGCGATCGCGGCATCCTGTATTCCTCGTCCTTCCGCGACGACATCCGCCCCTACCGCCACAAGCTGCGCGACGGCTCGCGCGGTCCCGTCGAATTGCCCGTCAACGTCTCCTTCGACGATTGGCTCTACGGGCTGAGCCAGCGCTTCAGCCCGCGCCCGATGTTCCCCAAGGAGCATGTGCTGTCGATCTGGAACGGCGAGCTGGAGCAGACCCGTGAATGGGGCGGGCTCGTCTCCATGGTCATGCATCCCCAGGTCACCGGCCGGCCGATGCGGCTTGGCATCCTGCGCGACTTCATCACCCGGGCCAGAAGCTACGGGGATGTCTGGATCGCCACCGGCCAGGAGATCGCCGCCCACTATATCGAGCAGGAAAGGGCGGCGGGTCTCTGA
- a CDS encoding amidohydrolase family protein, translating to MNLLITDTTIVACDEERRIIERGAIAIIGGHIAAIGETAALEQVYPDCERISGRGLAVLPGFINAHTHTVLTALRGTVEDWDGEIIYRYMSPVSYTMSDHERAVMASLGCLEAIRSGATTLVDPFRHVPSYAGAMADTGLRLWLSESCADIDTRKIRFGEYGVDEAFGQGFLDRTQMLIEDWNGARNGRINCQVAAHAPDNCSPAMLRKLKDLAEQHGLTRTCHLAQSPGEIAAVRAAHGLTPAGYLDREGFLGPDLTCAHWTYCTPADIALLAERGVQMAHNPANSSRKGPHTVAIGLIRDAGVNIALGTDNMTEDLFHALKIGLILHRGGRGRDTEGGLDPQPQDMLDMITRNGARSVGAQDQIGSLEAGKKADLTIIDLNQPVMRPLIRLVSNLVHYGHPGIVHSVIVDGEFVMRDRKVLTIDEQALLDEAQAVTQRVWERMIANNPDIAPPQGELRWLDA from the coding sequence ATGAACCTGCTGATCACGGACACGACCATCGTCGCCTGCGACGAGGAACGGCGCATCATCGAGCGCGGCGCGATCGCCATCATCGGCGGCCACATCGCCGCGATCGGCGAGACTGCCGCACTGGAGCAGGTCTATCCGGATTGCGAGCGCATCTCCGGGCGTGGGCTTGCCGTGCTGCCGGGCTTCATCAACGCCCATACCCACACCGTCCTGACCGCGCTGCGCGGCACGGTCGAGGATTGGGATGGCGAGATCATCTACCGCTACATGTCGCCGGTCTCCTATACGATGAGCGACCATGAGCGGGCGGTGATGGCCTCGCTCGGCTGCCTGGAGGCGATCCGCAGCGGAGCGACGACCCTGGTCGATCCGTTCCGGCATGTTCCCTCCTATGCCGGTGCGATGGCCGATACCGGCTTGAGGCTCTGGCTGTCGGAAAGCTGCGCCGATATCGACACGCGAAAAATCCGCTTCGGCGAATACGGCGTCGACGAGGCCTTCGGGCAGGGCTTCCTCGACCGCACGCAGATGCTGATCGAGGACTGGAACGGCGCCCGCAACGGCCGCATCAACTGCCAGGTCGCGGCCCATGCCCCCGACAACTGCTCGCCCGCCATGCTGCGCAAGCTCAAGGACCTGGCCGAGCAGCACGGCCTCACGCGCACCTGCCATCTGGCGCAGAGCCCGGGCGAGATCGCAGCCGTCAGGGCCGCCCATGGCCTGACGCCTGCCGGCTATCTCGACCGCGAGGGCTTCCTCGGCCCGGACCTGACCTGCGCCCACTGGACCTATTGCACGCCCGCCGACATCGCGCTGCTCGCCGAGCGCGGCGTGCAGATGGCCCACAACCCGGCCAACTCCTCGCGCAAGGGCCCGCACACCGTCGCCATCGGCCTGATCCGCGACGCCGGCGTCAACATCGCGCTCGGCACCGACAACATGACCGAGGACCTGTTCCACGCCCTCAAGATCGGCCTGATCCTGCATCGCGGCGGGCGCGGCCGCGACACCGAAGGCGGCCTCGATCCCCAGCCGCAGGACATGCTCGACATGATCACGCGCAACGGCGCCCGCTCGGTCGGCGCACAGGACCAGATCGGTTCGCTGGAAGCCGGCAAGAAGGCCGATCTCACCATCATCGACCTCAACCAGCCGGTGATGCGTCCCCTGATCCGCCTGGTCTCCAATCTCGTGCATTACGGCCATCCCGGCATCGTCCACTCCGTCATCGTCGACGGCGAATTCGTGATGCGCGACCGCAAGGTGCTGACGATCGACGAACAGGCCTTGCTCGACGAAGCCCAGGCCGTCACCCAGCGCGTCTGGGAGCGGATGATCGCCAACAATCCCGACATCGCGCCACCGCAAGGCGAATTGCGCTGGCTCGACGCGTGA
- a CDS encoding ABC transporter substrate-binding protein, giving the protein MMLNRRQFLAGTAATGLVTRPALVRAASATTLKFIPVIDLAFTDPIYATAQVSRTHGFMVFDTLYGMNTRLEISPQMVEGHTVENDGKLWNLTLRDGLAWHDGEKVTARDCVASIKRWAKRDAAGDALMQATDELSAPDDRTIRFRLKAPFPYLPYALGKVSAPVCFMMPERLANTDPFKLIPEVIGSGPFRYKADERVPGARNVYERFAGYKPREGGTPDWTSGPKIVNFDRVEWTTMPDAATGTSAVQAGEQDWQEAMPHDLLPIVAGSKSVRTAVLDPLGFTCQMRVNHLQPPFDNPAIRRALLGAIDQEAFMIAVAGDDPAFRHSPLGYFTPGTPMGSEAGLDVFRGPRDYDKVKRDLKTAGYAGEKVVLLVPADSLAQKPLGDIAADVMKQAGMNVEYTALDFGSVLKRRVNKGPADQGGWNAFVGNWQGMDWLNPLVHSTLRGDGAFPGWVSSPKIEALRTRWLSTGDDAGQKRICDEIQKTAFDEVPYYPIGQYKQPTLFRTDLSGIMNGTAVFWNVKRS; this is encoded by the coding sequence ATAATGCTGAATCGTCGCCAATTCCTCGCAGGCACGGCCGCAACGGGCCTCGTCACGCGCCCTGCCCTGGTGCGGGCAGCGTCAGCGACGACACTGAAATTCATCCCGGTGATCGACCTCGCCTTCACCGACCCGATCTACGCGACCGCCCAGGTCTCCCGCACCCATGGCTTCATGGTGTTCGACACGCTCTACGGCATGAACACCAGGCTCGAGATCTCGCCGCAGATGGTCGAGGGGCATACGGTCGAGAATGACGGCAAGCTCTGGAACCTGACCCTGCGCGACGGCCTCGCCTGGCATGACGGCGAAAAGGTCACGGCGCGCGATTGCGTCGCCAGCATCAAGCGCTGGGCCAAGCGGGATGCTGCCGGCGACGCCCTGATGCAGGCGACGGACGAACTCTCCGCTCCCGACGACAGGACGATCCGCTTCCGCCTCAAGGCACCCTTCCCCTATCTGCCCTATGCGCTCGGCAAGGTTTCTGCGCCGGTCTGCTTCATGATGCCGGAGCGGCTCGCCAACACCGATCCGTTCAAGCTCATTCCCGAGGTGATCGGCTCGGGCCCCTTCCGCTACAAGGCCGATGAGCGGGTGCCCGGCGCCCGCAACGTCTATGAGCGGTTCGCCGGCTACAAGCCGCGCGAGGGCGGCACGCCGGACTGGACCTCGGGCCCCAAGATCGTGAATTTCGACCGCGTGGAATGGACGACCATGCCAGATGCCGCCACCGGCACCTCGGCCGTGCAGGCCGGCGAGCAGGACTGGCAGGAGGCGATGCCGCACGACCTGCTGCCCATCGTCGCCGGCAGCAAATCCGTCCGCACCGCCGTGCTCGATCCGCTCGGCTTCACCTGCCAGATGCGGGTCAACCACCTGCAGCCGCCCTTCGACAATCCGGCGATCCGCCGCGCTCTGCTCGGCGCGATCGACCAGGAGGCCTTCATGATCGCGGTCGCGGGCGACGATCCCGCCTTCCGCCACAGCCCGCTCGGCTATTTCACGCCGGGCACGCCGATGGGCAGCGAGGCCGGGCTCGATGTCTTCCGCGGGCCACGCGACTACGACAAGGTCAAGCGCGACCTCAAGACGGCGGGCTATGCCGGGGAGAAGGTCGTTCTGCTGGTGCCGGCCGATTCGCTGGCGCAGAAGCCGCTCGGCGACATCGCGGCCGATGTGATGAAACAGGCCGGCATGAATGTCGAATACACCGCGCTCGATTTCGGCTCGGTGCTCAAGCGCCGCGTCAACAAGGGCCCGGCCGATCAGGGCGGGTGGAACGCTTTCGTGGGCAACTGGCAAGGCATGGACTGGCTCAACCCGCTGGTCCACTCGACCTTGCGCGGCGACGGCGCCTTCCCCGGCTGGGTCTCCAGTCCGAAGATCGAAGCGCTGCGCACGCGATGGCTTTCGACCGGCGACGATGCCGGGCAGAAGCGCATCTGCGACGAAATCCAGAAGACCGCCTTCGACGAGGTGCCCTATTACCCGATCGGCCAGTACAAGCAGCCAACCCTCTTCCGCACCGACCTCAGCGGCATCATGAACGGCACCGCCGTGTTCTGGAATGTGAAGCGGAGCTAA
- a CDS encoding ABC transporter ATP-binding protein, which yields MGASLQINSLGKSYGPSQAVASVSLDIAAGEFVSLLGASGSGKTTTLMMIAGFTPPDTGEIVLDGQPITHLPPERRGIGVVFQNYALFPHMNVARNVGFPLKMRRVSAAETAGRVAEALARVGLAGLGERLPAQLSGGQQQRVALARALVYEPGLLLMDEPLGALDRSLRETMKTEIRRLHRQLGITIVYVTHDQEEALTLSDRIALMDRGRIVQIGSATDLYERPANAFVAGFIGESTMIGGKVVRDGEAGQALLPAAGGPPLPARPGALREGDAATFLLRPEKASLSAADASGSGLRATVQDIVYVGEISRLTLRLDGGPELTVKQPNRADAYQAKIGEAVKIGWAPDDAVLLAA from the coding sequence ATGGGCGCGAGCTTGCAGATCAACAGCCTGGGCAAGAGCTACGGCCCGTCGCAGGCCGTCGCCTCCGTCTCGCTCGATATCGCCGCCGGCGAGTTCGTCAGCCTGCTTGGCGCCTCCGGCTCCGGCAAGACCACGACGCTGATGATGATCGCGGGCTTCACCCCGCCCGATACCGGCGAGATCGTGCTCGACGGCCAGCCGATCACGCATCTGCCGCCGGAGCGGCGCGGCATCGGCGTGGTGTTCCAGAACTACGCGCTGTTCCCGCATATGAATGTCGCGCGCAATGTCGGCTTCCCCTTGAAGATGCGCCGCGTTTCCGCCGCGGAAACCGCGGGGCGCGTCGCGGAAGCGCTGGCGCGAGTTGGACTGGCCGGGCTCGGCGAGCGCCTGCCGGCGCAGCTTTCGGGCGGGCAGCAGCAGCGCGTCGCGCTTGCCCGCGCCCTGGTCTACGAGCCCGGGCTGCTGCTGATGGACGAGCCGCTGGGGGCGCTGGACCGTTCCCTGCGCGAGACGATGAAGACGGAGATCAGGCGGCTGCACCGCCAGCTCGGCATCACCATCGTCTATGTCACGCATGATCAGGAGGAGGCGCTGACGCTGTCGGACCGGATCGCGCTGATGGATCGCGGCAGGATCGTCCAGATAGGCAGTGCGACCGACCTCTATGAGCGTCCCGCCAACGCTTTCGTCGCCGGGTTCATCGGCGAGAGCACGATGATCGGCGGCAAGGTCGTGCGCGACGGCGAGGCCGGCCAGGCCCTGTTGCCGGCAGCCGGCGGCCCACCTCTGCCGGCGCGGCCAGGCGCGCTGCGCGAAGGCGATGCGGCGACCTTCCTGCTGCGGCCGGAGAAGGCCAGCCTGTCGGCAGCCGACGCTTCCGGCAGCGGCCTGCGCGCAACGGTTCAGGACATCGTCTATGTCGGCGAGATCTCCCGGCTCACCTTGCGGCTCGATGGCGGGCCGGAGCTCACGGTCAAGCAGCCCAACCGGGCCGATGCCTATCAGGCGAAGATCGGGGAGGCCGTGAAGATCGGCTGGGCCCCTGACGACGCCGTGCTGCTTGCCGCCTGA